One window of the Triticum dicoccoides isolate Atlit2015 ecotype Zavitan chromosome 3B, WEW_v2.0, whole genome shotgun sequence genome contains the following:
- the LOC119276092 gene encoding uncharacterized protein LOC119276092, which translates to MALFGPRFGPNRNFLNPTLSIGPQRGSVVEMRWGQRILQRCCLFVLLLKVCCQALKKKKTTLLCFLENLPVESLPQQRQICDQGYIRWIFKQNLEAIFADSLVLSWLFCRDCPFVHFLVTVYCSSATVQQLTLWHALSNKNLAIYLRSTTLLILLGTSKPNGISLSGLQMGLAKI; encoded by the exons ATGGCATTATTTGGTCCTCGATTTGGGCCAAATCGG AACTTCCTGAATCCGACGCTGTCAATCGGGCCGCAGAGAGGAAGCGTGGTGGAGATGAGATGGGGACAGAGGATCCTGCAGCGATGTTGTTTGTTTGTTCTCCTGCTCAAG GTTTGCTGTCAAGctctcaaaaagaaaaaaacaactttACTCTGTTTTCTGGAGAACCTTCCCGTAGAGTCACTACCTCAACAGAGACAAATATGCGATCAAGGATATATTCGATGGATTTTCAAGCAAAACTTggaggctatttttgcag ATAGTTTGGTGCTCTCATGGTTATTTTGTAGAGATTGTCCCTTTGTTCATTTCTTGGTAACCGTCTACTGCAGCTCAGCTACTGTCCAGCAGCTAACCTTATG GCATGCACTTTCTAATAAAAATTTGGCAATCTACTTGAG AAGCACAACCCTCTTGATCCTACTAGGAACATCAAAACCAAATGGGATATCATTGAGTGGACTTCAGATGGGTCTTGCCAAG ATCTGA